One part of the Lotus japonicus ecotype B-129 chromosome 2, LjGifu_v1.2 genome encodes these proteins:
- the LOC130736057 gene encoding protein GAMETE EXPRESSED 3, whose translation MFLKLSLLVLALLAALSSVSARYWLSKPLIGDDDGRVYACSEKSFFAFESNGSIAWSLHVDYKCNLGIAPVHGGPGKGFQGGSMDFRDGFNFVMIKAKPLMPASSLLVLVSSTDAHPFLIYYVADNRILRINYGYIGNSEPKAEVFFGPEQGQQTEAQIIGLSVSTLTSTVFINIKNQGLFGYLSRGRLLWSVGPVLYQFGYRQGCRKNLTDCYFASVPVLDQCEANIYIANTEGELYCLSVRSRHFRWIQDFSSLDTNFTVTPGNNGHLYVTVPARALVLALDVFSGNILWQGSIGPLSKVDCTPIVDSNGWISIGSLDGFLYSFSPTGVLKKFSRKNAMNSIVQVGPFLDCSGFAVYCSQIEMEGKVSHTIGEYTVVSASRPKAAMFTMLVPATGSIYWSEGYPGQLLTSISKNDLSQFIVNEEILLTFLAASKIGTLLQCRSAGEKLASSCSQARTKLVTIYTGNERAIVLFLLFEFALLVVLIGLVRFCCTFWAKRKLKDQGLGSFLAKRCSLHLQKKALNRTISELEQKAAEKAADNDVFEKLSDVVRKRECIERKLSTSYSLGRDRNDSQPKSILPLHIGKTKNSFQGAKQKMTMFHTLSDASSSESSTEGETCALQGVDSSAKAKGKTTMVEEASTSSDDEYHRSPLEEQHK comes from the exons ATGTTTCTCAAACTTTCCCTCCTCGTATTGGCATTGCTTGCTGCACTGTCTTCTGTCTCTGCGCGTTATTGGCTTTCCAAACCTCTTATTGGAGATGATGATGGAAGGGTCTATGCTTGTTCTGAGAAGAGCTTTTTTGCTTTTGAAAGCAATGGTAGCATTGCATGGTCTCTTCATGTTGACTATAAATGCAACTTGGGTATCGCTCCTGTCCATGGTGGTCCTGGAAAG GGATTTCAAGGAGGTAGTATGGATTTTCGAGATGGATTTAATTTCGTTATGATAAAAGCCAAGCCATTGATGCCAGCTTCTTCACTATTAGTTCTTGTTTCATCCACTGATGCTCACCCTTTTTTG ATATACTATGTAGCCGATAACAGAATATTGAGGATTAATTACGGATACATTGGAAATTCTGAGCCTAAAGCAGAAGTTTTCTTTGGCCCGGAGCAAGGTCAACAGACAGAGGCTCAAATTATTGGGCTCTCAGTAAGCACATTAACCTCAACtgtatttatcaacatcaagaATCAAGGGCTCTTTGGGTATCTGTCACGTGGACGTTTACTTTGGAGTGTAGGACCTGTACTTTACCAATTTGGCTACCGTCAAGGATGCAGAAAAAACCTTACAGATTGTTACTTCGCATCAGTTCCTGTGCTTGATCAATGCGAGGCTAATATTTAT ATTGCAAACACAGAAGGAGAGCTCTATTGTTTGTCAGTTCGTAGCCGCCACTTTAGATGGATACAGGATTTTAGCTCATTAGACACGAACTTCACCGTAACTCCAGGAAACAATGGTCATCTGTATGTTACAGTTCCAGCGAGGGCTCTTGTACTTGCACTGGATGTATTTTCGGGTAATATCTTGTGGCAGGGAAGTATTGGACCATTAAGCAAAGTTGACTGCACTCCAATTGTAGACTCTAATG GATGGATATCTATTGGTTCATTGGATGGATTTCTTTACTCATTTTCACCAACTGGGGTTCTCAAGAAATTCTCAAGAAAAAATGCAATGAACTCTATAGTTCAAGTTGGCCCTTTTCTTGATTGCTCTGGATTTGCAGTCTACTGTTCACAGATAGAGATGGAAGGAAAAGTTAGCCATACAATTGGTGAATACACTGTTGTTTCGGCAAGTCGACCAAAAGCTGCAATGTTCACTATGTTGGTTCCTGCAACTGGGTCAATCTATTGGTCCGAAGGCTATCCCG GTCAGCTCTTAACTTCAATATCCAAGAATGATCTAAGTCAGTTTATCGTGAACGAGGAGATTCTTCTTACTTTCCTTGCTGCCTCAA AGATTGGCACCCTGCTTCAATGCCGCAGTGCAG GCGAGAAGCTTGCATCTAGCTGCTCTCAAGCAAGGACCAAGCTTGTCACAATCTATACAG GTAATGAAAGGGCGATAGTATTGTTTCTGCTCTTTGAGTTTGCTCTCTTGGTGGTACTAATTGGACTTGTAAGATTCTGCTGTACATTCTGGGCAAAAAGGAAACTCAAAGATCAAGGCCTTGGAAGTTTCCTTGCGAAGCGA TgctctcttcatcttcaaaagAAAGCTTTAAATAGGACAATTTCTGAACTTGAGCAGAAAGCTGCAGAGAAAGCAGCAGACAATGACGTTTTTGAAAAGTTGAGTGATGTAGTAAGAAAAAGGGAATGCATAGAGAGGAAGCTCTCAACCAGCTATAGTTTGGGTAGGGACAGAAATGACTCACAACCGAAATCTATACTTCCTTTACATAttggaaaaacaaaaaactcatTTCAGGGTGCAAAGCAGAAGATGACAATGTTCCACACATTAAGTGATGCATCGTCCAGTGAAAGCAGCACTGAAGGAGAGACTTGTGCACTTCAAGGAGTGGATTCATCAGCCAAAGCCAAAGGGAAGACAACTATGGTAGAAGAAGCTTCAACCTCAAGTGATGACGAGTATCATAGAAGTCCTTTAGAAGAACAACATAAATGA
- the LOC130736058 gene encoding uncharacterized protein LOC130736058, with product MTLKTSYKSRSSPAKVVQDKKEKSKEVVEELGEPSGECASITGGFGGEELSSKARKTYVAAVHSVHKTYEGACWLNHSPITFTQQDFAHVIPHDNDRIVVTIRVNNYKTKKVFLDQGSSADIIYGDAFNRLGLKESNLKPYPGTLVGFTGDRVNVRGYVEIPTVFGEGEFVKKFQVKYLVLACRANYNALLGRDTLNKLCAVISTTHLTIKYQVCNGKIGILRVDQEAARDCYLNSVALYGRKAAKESHRITEMFPHEGFTLDPRDDTEDLRPQPIEETKAAKVKDKVLKIRSGLSGEQEARLIALLGENLDLFAWAIKDVPGIDPNIITHKLAIRPGAKPVVQASRRMGEENDKAMQVETRKLIEAQFIREVQYPTWLANVVMVRKANGKWRMCTDYTSLNKVCPKDSYPLPNVDKLVDGASGNELLSLMDAYSGYNQIMMHRPDEESTAFMTNQTNYCYRTMPFGLKNAGATYQRLMDKKFANQVGRNMEVYVDDMIVKLAMATKHCDDLKKAFAQLRKYSMRLNPEKCSFGIQGGKFLGFMITSRGIEVNPDKCKAILEMKSPLPVFVKCND from the coding sequence atgaccctaaaaacatcatataaatccCGGTCATCACCTGCCAAGGTGGTTCaagacaaaaaagaaaaaagcaaaGAAGTGGTTGAAGAGTTGGGGGAACCATCTGGGGAATGTGCATCCATTACAGGAGGGTTCGGCGGTGAAGAACTTTCTAGTAAGGCCAGAAAAACATATGTTGCGGCGGTCCATTCTGTGCACAAAACATATGAGGGAGCGTGTTGGTTGAATCACTCTCCAATCACGTTTACTCAGCAGGATTTTGCACATGTAATTCCACATGATAATGATCGcattgtggtaacaatcagggtcaacaattacAAAACTAAGAAAGTGTTCTTGGACCAAGGATCTTCCGCAGACATCATCTATGGCGATGCATTCAATCGGCTAGGGCTTAAGGAGTCAAATTTGAAGCCATATCCTGGAACTTTGGTCGGTTTCACGGGCGATCGAGTAAATGTAAGGGGATATGTGGAAATCCCAACTGTTTTTGGCGAGGGGGAATTTGTTAAAAAATTCCAAGTCAAGTACCTTGTCCTTGCGTGTCGTGCAAACTATAATGCATTGCTCGGCCGTGATACACTCAACAAATTGTGTGCAGTAATTTCCACTACCCACTTGACCATTAAGTATCAGGTGTGCAATGGCAAAATTGGGATCTTGCGCGTAGACCAGGAAGCGGCGAGGGATTGTTACCTCAATAGTGTGGCTCTCTATGGACGGAAGGCTgccaaagaaagtcacagaatcacTGAAATGTTTCCTCATGAAGGCTTCACTTTGGATCCAAGGGACGATACCGAAGATCTTCGCCCTCAGCCCATTGAAGAAACAAAAGCGGCAAAGGTTAAAGACAAGGTGCTAAAAATCAGAAGCGGATTGTCTGGAGAGCAGGAGGCTCGATTGATCGCCTTGTTAGGAGAGAACCTAGATTTATTCGCTTGGGCGATTAAAGACGTTCCGGGAATTGACCCGAATATAATCACGCACAAGTTGGCCATTCGCCCTGGGGCGAAGCCTGTTGTTCAGGCAAGTAGGCGGATGGGCGAGGAAAATGACAAAGCAATGCAAGTGGAAACACGAAAGTTAATTGAAGCTCAATTTATTCGAGAAGTACAATATCCGACTTGGCTGGCAAACGTGGTCATGGTACGAAAGGCCAATGGAAAATGGAGAATGTGTACAGATTACACGAGTTTGAACAAAGTGTGCCCAAAAGATTCTTACCCACTTCCAAATGTTGACAAGTTGGTAGATGGAGCTTCAggaaatgaacttttaagtctcatggacgccTACTCAGGTTATAACCAAATCATGATGCACCGCCCGGATGAAGAAAGCACGGCGTTTATGACAAATCAGACTAACTACTGCTATAGAACTATGCCATTTGGtctgaagaatgcaggagccaCTTACCAGCGCCTAATGGacaaaaaatttgcaaatcAAGTGGGGCGAAATATGGAAGTGTATGTAGATGATATGATTGTAAAGTTGGCCATGGCGACAAAACATTGCGACGACTTGAAGAAAGCATTTGCTCAGTTAAGGAAGTATAGCATGAGATTAAATCCTGAAAAATGTTCTTTTGGAATTCAAGGAGGAAAGTTCCTAGGATTTATGATCACATCTAGAGGAATTGAAGTAAATCCAGACAAATGCAAGGCTATCCTAGAAATGAAGAGCCCCCTACCAGTGTTCGTGAAGTGCAACGACTAA
- the LOC130737588 gene encoding isoprenylcysteine alpha-carbonyl methylesterase ICME-like has translation MASLSDRRRMLPASDAEPQLSAETDSVSNNHREKQRRVAGRNSPRPRPVRQRSFKRDFERVAAETYLITRLTFTLLQYLGIGYRWITKVLALVCYAMLLMPGFLQVAYYYFFSSKVKRSIVYGDQPRNRLDLYLPSEISEPKPVLIFVTGGAWIIGYKAWGSLLGLQLAERDIIVACVDYRNFPQGTISDMVNDTSQGISFIINNIANYGGDPNRIYLMGQSAGAHISSCALLNQATRESRKEDGVSWSISQIKAYFGLSGGYNLLDLVDHFDNRGLYRSIFISIMEGEESLKEFSPEIKIQDPCIKDSIPLLPPIILFHGTGDYSIPSIASERFADALKKAGARADLILYDGKTHTDLFLQDPLRGGKDDLFDHVVAFVHANDNDALAKDATAPPRRRFVPEILLKLARKISPF, from the exons ATGGCCTCACTCTCCGATCGCCGCCGTATGCTTCCGGCGAGCGACGCTGAGCCTCAGCTATCGGCAGAGACAGACTCCGTTTCTAACAACCACCGTGAGAAGCAGCGGCGAGTTGCCGGTAGAAACAGTCCTCGGCCTCGTCCTGTTCGGCAACGCTCTTTCAAGAGAGATTTCGAACGTGTCGCCGCAGAGACCTACTTGATTACTCGCCTCACCTTCACGCTTCTTCAATATCTCGG GATTGGTTACCGTTGGATCACGAAAGTACTTGCCCTTGTATGTTATGCCATGCTACTTATGCCTGGTTTTCTGCAAG TTGCATATTACTATTTCTTCTCAAGTAAGGTAAAACGAAGCATTGTTTATGGAGATCAGCCTAGAAACAG GTTGGATCTGTATCTACCATCTGAAATCAGTGAACCTAAGCCAGTTTTGATATTTGTAACTGGGGGAGCATGGATTATTGG GTATAAAGCATGGGGCTCCCTTTTAGGACTACAGTTGGCAGAGAGAGACATTATAGTGGCATGCGTCGATTACAG AAATTTTCCTCAAGGAACCATCAGTGACATGGTAAATGACACCTCTCAGGGAATTTCATTCATCATCAACAACATAGCTAACTATGGAGGCGACCCTAATAG GATTTATCTAATGGGGCAATCTGCTGGTGCGCATATTTCGTCTTGTGCTTTACTGAACCAAGCAACAAGAGAATCTCGAAAAGAAGACGGTGTGTCTTGGAGTATTTCCCAAATAAAAGCTTATTTTGGTTTATCTGGAGG ATACAATTTATTGGATTTAGTCGATCACTTTGACAATCGTGGCTTGTATCGTTCCATTTTTATAAG CATAATGGAAGGTGAAGAGTCTTTGAAGGAATTTTCGCCTGAAATCAAAATTCAAGATCCGTGTATCAAGGATTCCATTCCTCTCCTGCCCCCTATAATTCTTTTTCATGGAACTGGTGATTATTCCATACCGTCAATTGCCAG TGAACGGTTTGCTGATGCTCTTAAGAAGGCAGGGGCAAGAGCTGACCTGATTCTGTATGATGGGAAAACACATACGGATTTGTTTCTACAA GATCCACTCCGAGGTGGTAAAGATGATCTATTTGATCATGTGGTTGCTTTCGTACATGCCAATGATAATGATGCCCTTGCAAAAGATGCAACTGCACCCCCAAGAAGACGGTTTGTTCCTGAAATTTTATTGAAGTTGGCTCGCAAGATCAGCCCCTTCTAA